The Yoonia sp. SS1-5 genome contains a region encoding:
- the rplV gene encoding 50S ribosomal protein L22: MSKDKNPRRVSDNEAMAKLRMLRTSPQKLNLVAGLIRGKKVEQALTDLTFSKKRIAGDVKKCLQSAIANAENNHNLDVDELVVAEAYCGKNLIMKRGRPRARGRFGKIIKPFSEITIVVRQVEEQA; encoded by the coding sequence ATGAGCAAGGATAAGAACCCTCGCCGCGTTTCTGATAACGAAGCGATGGCCAAGTTGCGCATGCTGCGCACGTCTCCGCAAAAGCTGAACCTTGTCGCGGGCCTGATCCGTGGCAAAAAGGTTGAGCAGGCGCTGACTGACCTGACCTTTTCCAAGAAACGCATCGCTGGCGACGTGAAGAAATGTCTTCAGTCCGCCATCGCCAACGCAGAAAACAATCACAACCTGGATGTAGATGAGCTGGTTGTCGCAGAAGCCTATTGCGGCAAGAACCTGATCATGAAGCGCGGTCGCCCGCGGGCTCGTGGTCGCTTCGGCAAGATCATCAAGCCGTTTTCGGAAATCACAATTGTGGTTCGCCAAGTTGAGGAGCAAGCATAA
- a CDS encoding TRAP transporter large permease subunit — protein MFEIAVVTILLFVALLAGSVWIGLSLFATGYLLLAIFKPNIPMDIFSSGVIWGSVIPTPLLSLPLFILMSEVLVAAGLGRSLFSGLAPWLGRLPGGLLHVNVVGSTLFAAVSGSSAATTAIVGKVSLPELQARGYDRKLAMGSLAGAGTLGFLIPPSIIMIIYGVVAEQSILELFVAGVIPGLCLAALYMAYIAGHQIATGSQPRQERATWGARLQGMRDIGPVAALIVAIMGSLYLGLASVTELAAIGVLGALVIAVVMGRFTFPAMVRAGRRAVRTSAMIGLIIIGAALLNSAFGFLGIPKAIASQIASLGLSPFVLIAVLLVFYALLGMFLDGTSIIVMTLPITLPLVTAAGYDPIWFGIFVVVAVEISQITPPIGFNLFVIQSQTGEGIGTIARAALPFFFLLLAFALLLAVFPQLALWLPGTLR, from the coding sequence ATGTTTGAAATCGCGGTTGTGACGATCCTGCTGTTTGTTGCGTTGCTGGCCGGGTCCGTCTGGATCGGATTGTCCCTTTTTGCGACGGGCTATCTTTTGCTGGCCATCTTCAAACCGAATATCCCCATGGACATCTTTTCCAGCGGGGTCATCTGGGGGTCGGTTATTCCAACGCCGCTATTGTCGCTGCCCCTGTTCATCCTGATGAGCGAGGTGCTGGTGGCCGCGGGGCTGGGTCGATCCCTGTTTTCGGGCCTGGCCCCATGGCTGGGGCGGCTGCCGGGCGGGTTGCTGCATGTCAATGTCGTGGGCTCAACGCTGTTTGCTGCCGTCTCGGGATCTTCGGCGGCAACGACAGCCATTGTGGGCAAGGTCAGCCTGCCCGAGCTGCAGGCGCGTGGATATGACCGAAAACTCGCCATGGGGTCGTTGGCCGGGGCAGGGACGCTGGGTTTCCTGATCCCGCCATCAATCATCATGATCATCTACGGGGTTGTGGCAGAGCAATCTATTCTGGAACTTTTCGTGGCCGGGGTCATTCCGGGCCTTTGTCTTGCTGCGCTTTACATGGCCTATATCGCCGGGCACCAAATCGCGACCGGGTCACAGCCCCGGCAGGAACGGGCCACATGGGGCGCGCGGCTGCAAGGGATGCGGGATATCGGGCCGGTTGCGGCATTGATTGTTGCGATCATGGGGTCGCTCTATCTTGGGCTTGCCAGCGTCACGGAACTCGCAGCCATTGGTGTGCTGGGCGCGTTGGTGATTGCGGTCGTCATGGGGCGGTTTACGTTCCCGGCCATGGTGCGGGCCGGGCGGCGGGCCGTACGTACATCTGCCATGATCGGGCTGATCATCATCGGCGCGGCGCTGCTGAATTCGGCCTTCGGCTTTCTGGGCATCCCAAAGGCAATTGCATCGCAAATTGCGTCTCTTGGGCTGTCGCCATTTGTGCTGATCGCGGTGCTGTTGGTCTTCTACGCGCTTTTGGGGATGTTCCTTGATGGCACCTCAATTATCGTCATGACCCTGCCAATCACGCTGCCGCTGGTGACAGCGGCGGGATATGATCCGATCTGGTTCGGTATCTTCGTCGTTGTGGCGGTTGAGATCAGCCAGATCACCCCACCCATCGGGTTCAACCTGTTTGTCATTCAATCCCAAACCGGCGAGGGCATCGGGACGATTGCCCGCGCTGCGTTGCCGTTCTTTTTCCTCCTGCTTGCATTTGCTTTGCTACTTGCCGTATTCCCGCAGCTTGCATTGTGGTTGCCGGGGACATTGCGATGA
- a CDS encoding GntR family transcriptional regulator has translation MSTLYAQVCEKILDQIQNGALKVGDRLPPEADYAAELGISRSTLRLAFSELEAAGVLKRKKRAGTEIISDTPKPRFNMATSGIGELLSLGRDTEFTIFETRTCRTEDIEQLEGLFSETGHWLHVSGARSLASETRPFSVNQVFVPARFAAIEPLLTANKTSVYQAIEDTFSVAVGRVSQTVRAIACPAAEAKIMGLAENAPVLQIEAQLFVQDGSLMEVSVATFDPARFQVRTDVEIE, from the coding sequence ATGAGCACGCTTTATGCGCAGGTTTGTGAAAAAATCCTGGATCAGATCCAGAATGGTGCGCTGAAAGTCGGGGATCGCCTGCCACCCGAAGCGGATTACGCAGCAGAGCTGGGCATCAGCCGGTCAACCCTGCGGCTTGCGTTTTCGGAACTGGAAGCAGCGGGCGTCCTGAAGCGCAAAAAACGGGCCGGCACCGAGATTATCTCGGACACGCCAAAACCGCGCTTTAATATGGCGACCAGCGGGATTGGTGAACTGCTCAGCCTTGGGCGCGACACGGAATTCACCATCTTTGAAACCCGCACATGCCGCACCGAAGATATCGAGCAACTGGAAGGGCTGTTCAGCGAGACAGGCCATTGGCTGCATGTCAGCGGTGCCAGATCGCTTGCCAGCGAGACGCGACCGTTCAGTGTGAACCAGGTTTTTGTTCCGGCCCGCTTTGCGGCGATTGAACCATTGCTGACAGCCAACAAGACATCCGTCTATCAGGCTATCGAGGACACGTTCAGCGTCGCAGTTGGCCGGGTCAGCCAAACTGTCCGCGCCATCGCCTGTCCTGCGGCAGAAGCAAAGATCATGGGCCTGGCAGAGAATGCACCGGTCCTGCAGATCGAAGCGCAGCTTTTTGTGCAGGACGGATCCTTGATGGAAGTTTCGGTTGCCACCTTCGATCCAGCCCGGTTTCAGGTGCGGACGGATGTCGAAATCGAATAG
- the rplP gene encoding 50S ribosomal protein L16, protein MLQPKRTKHRKLHKGRIKGEAKGGSDLNFGTYGLKATQPERITARQIEAARRAMTRHMKRQGRVWIRIFPDTPVTSKPVEVRMGKGKGSIDFWACKVKPGRIMFEIDGVSEPIAREALRLAAMKLPIKTRTVVREDW, encoded by the coding sequence ATGCTACAACCAAAGCGTACAAAACACCGCAAGCTGCACAAAGGCCGCATCAAAGGTGAAGCAAAGGGCGGGTCTGACCTGAACTTTGGCACCTATGGTCTGAAGGCAACCCAGCCAGAGCGGATCACAGCGCGCCAGATCGAAGCGGCCCGTCGTGCGATGACCCGTCACATGAAACGTCAGGGCCGGGTCTGGATCCGGATTTTCCCCGACACGCCTGTGACGTCGAAGCCCGTCGAAGTGCGTATGGGTAAAGGTAAAGGCTCCATTGATTTTTGGGCATGTAAGGTCAAGCCAGGCCGCATCATGTTCGAAATCGACGGCGTGTCCGAGCCGATTGCACGTGAAGCCTTGCGTCTGGCCGCGATGAAGCTGCCAATCAAGACACGGACCGTGGTTCGGGAAGACTGGTAA
- a CDS encoding TRAP transporter substrate-binding protein produces the protein MTIMKSILAAGAAIALGTSGASAETKWDLSTAWGANNFHAQSAIAFADAVREGTNGSVDITVHLSGEIGVKISEKLSSVENGIIQMADMLLFLQAGEAPFLGVDTLPYLIQGQGEMKTWLEVAGPTYDEIFAKHNQKVLYYVPWPSPGIYTKDPVISADDIAGQRIRAFNATSFDFLERLGAAPVELPFGELAAAVAAGTVDGAATSTSTGANSKLYQFTGHFNPLNWSMSPDAVTVNLDAWNALSDEERAVIEGLADTMEAQFWEVSAAEDSAQTAVLVENGMTISAADDSLTAKMAEAGKDMWAEFFVNVPEAQAVVEAYAAKVGK, from the coding sequence ATGACAATCATGAAATCCATACTCGCAGCAGGTGCGGCGATTGCGCTTGGCACGTCAGGGGCCAGCGCCGAAACCAAATGGGACCTGAGCACCGCATGGGGCGCCAACAATTTCCACGCCCAAAGCGCCATTGCCTTTGCTGACGCCGTGCGCGAAGGCACCAACGGATCAGTTGACATCACTGTGCATCTGTCAGGCGAAATCGGCGTCAAGATCAGCGAAAAGCTGTCATCGGTTGAGAACGGCATCATCCAGATGGCGGATATGCTGCTGTTCCTGCAAGCGGGCGAAGCCCCGTTTCTGGGCGTTGATACGCTGCCCTATCTGATCCAGGGGCAGGGTGAGATGAAAACCTGGCTTGAGGTCGCGGGCCCCACCTATGACGAGATTTTTGCCAAACATAACCAGAAGGTCCTCTACTACGTGCCGTGGCCGTCGCCCGGGATTTACACCAAGGACCCTGTGATCAGTGCCGATGACATCGCGGGGCAACGGATCAGAGCATTCAACGCCACCTCCTTTGACTTTCTTGAACGCTTAGGTGCCGCCCCGGTCGAGCTGCCTTTCGGTGAACTTGCCGCCGCCGTTGCGGCAGGCACGGTTGACGGGGCTGCAACCTCGACCTCGACGGGCGCGAATTCCAAGCTTTATCAGTTCACCGGCCACTTTAACCCGCTGAACTGGTCCATGTCCCCCGATGCGGTGACGGTGAACCTTGATGCGTGGAATGCGCTGAGTGATGAAGAACGGGCCGTCATTGAAGGGCTGGCCGACACGATGGAGGCCCAGTTCTGGGAGGTGTCAGCCGCAGAGGATAGCGCACAAACTGCCGTTCTGGTCGAAAACGGCATGACCATTTCGGCGGCCGATGACAGTCTGACGGCGAAAATGGCCGAGGCAGGCAAAGACATGTGGGCGGAATTCTTTGTCAACGTCCCCGAGGCGCAGGCCGTTGTTGAAGCTTATGCCGCCAAAGTCGGCAAGTAA
- a CDS encoding hydantoinase/oxoprolinase family protein, whose protein sequence is MLRIAIDIGGTFTDVVAETTDGLASIKVLTSAEAPEIAALDGVAHILDRLSRTHADISDIVHGTTLATNALIERRGAKTAFVTTAGFRDVLAMRYEKRFDQYALDIEMPAPLVPRPLRLGLAERILADGSVSTAPIDRDIDAIAATLRDQAVEAVAIGFLHAYKNPAHEEYVADRLRHHLGNDVTICLSSEVAGEIREYERFSTVCANAYVRPLMSRYTGRLLGRLQAQGFGGSFLMMLSDGALTTVDQATRFPIRLVEGGPAGGVALAAHVAREVGSHKTLSLDIGGTTAKICFIENGTPKTNRRFEVARAWRDVKGSGLPVMVPTVELVEIGAGGGSIAAIDGLGRLKVGPKSAGSAPGPAAYDRGGEDATITDAHLTLGNIAADGFAGGIIELAPDRAPAAIVKHIQTPLDMGSTEVAAAGIVELADETMANAARVHGIELGLDIASFDLLVSGGGGSLHGARIAEKLGIKRIIVPQNAGVGSAVGFLRSPVAFESAVTVAELLDDIDAAGLAERIAAAQTYVHNIVAGAIPPARIVCAVKAELRYQGQGLEIAMPLPAWDADQLGDLSARFEARYQDLVGFTLKNVPIELISVSVSARERRDTVTAPRADPGPSAKTRCYRNIFDLNAQKKVQYEVIDRSALNGHDHAGPIVIPEAQTTTLVRPGWSVRSAAQGHLVMEQDSQ, encoded by the coding sequence ATGCTGCGGATCGCGATAGATATTGGCGGGACTTTCACGGACGTTGTTGCTGAAACGACGGACGGGCTGGCATCTATCAAAGTGCTGACCAGTGCGGAGGCCCCGGAAATCGCCGCGTTGGATGGTGTGGCCCATATTCTGGATCGCCTGTCCCGTACCCATGCAGATATCTCTGACATTGTGCATGGCACGACGCTGGCCACAAATGCATTGATCGAGCGGCGCGGCGCAAAGACCGCCTTTGTAACGACAGCAGGCTTTCGCGACGTATTGGCGATGCGTTATGAAAAGCGGTTCGATCAATATGCGCTGGATATCGAGATGCCTGCCCCGTTGGTCCCGCGCCCGCTGCGGCTTGGTCTGGCAGAACGCATCCTCGCAGATGGGTCGGTGTCCACTGCGCCCATCGACCGCGACATTGATGCAATCGCCGCCACTCTGCGTGATCAGGCGGTCGAGGCCGTCGCCATCGGCTTTTTGCACGCCTACAAGAACCCCGCACATGAGGAATACGTGGCAGACCGGCTGCGGCATCATCTGGGCAATGACGTGACGATCTGCCTCAGTTCCGAAGTTGCAGGGGAAATCCGGGAATATGAACGGTTTTCGACCGTTTGTGCCAATGCCTATGTGCGCCCGCTGATGTCTCGGTACACCGGTCGGCTGCTGGGCAGATTACAGGCGCAAGGCTTTGGCGGGTCCTTTCTGATGATGCTATCTGATGGGGCGCTCACAACCGTGGATCAGGCAACCCGCTTTCCGATCCGGCTGGTCGAAGGCGGCCCCGCAGGTGGCGTTGCCCTGGCTGCCCATGTCGCGCGCGAGGTTGGGTCGCACAAGACGCTGTCATTGGATATTGGCGGCACCACTGCCAAGATTTGCTTTATCGAGAATGGCACCCCCAAAACCAACCGCCGGTTCGAGGTTGCGCGGGCCTGGCGCGATGTAAAGGGCAGCGGCTTGCCTGTTATGGTGCCGACCGTTGAACTGGTTGAGATTGGCGCCGGGGGTGGTTCGATTGCGGCAATCGACGGGTTGGGACGGCTGAAGGTTGGTCCCAAAAGCGCAGGCTCTGCGCCTGGTCCGGCGGCCTATGATCGTGGCGGGGAAGACGCAACAATCACCGACGCGCATTTGACGCTGGGCAACATCGCGGCAGATGGCTTTGCGGGCGGTATCATCGAACTGGCACCTGACCGTGCGCCTGCTGCAATCGTAAAGCATATCCAGACCCCGCTGGATATGGGATCGACCGAGGTTGCGGCGGCGGGCATCGTGGAATTGGCAGATGAAACCATGGCCAATGCCGCTCGGGTCCACGGGATTGAGCTGGGCCTGGATATCGCAAGTTTTGATCTGCTGGTGTCCGGTGGCGGTGGCAGCCTGCATGGTGCCCGCATTGCTGAAAAGCTGGGGATCAAGCGGATCATCGTCCCACAGAATGCCGGGGTTGGGTCGGCGGTCGGGTTTCTGCGATCACCGGTGGCGTTTGAAAGCGCTGTGACCGTGGCCGAGCTGTTGGATGATATCGACGCGGCGGGCCTTGCTGAACGGATCGCGGCGGCACAAACCTATGTTCACAACATCGTGGCGGGGGCCATCCCGCCTGCGCGCATCGTCTGCGCGGTAAAGGCGGAATTGCGCTATCAGGGGCAGGGGCTGGAAATCGCAATGCCGCTGCCTGCATGGGATGCCGATCAGCTTGGCGACCTGTCCGCGCGGTTTGAAGCCCGCTATCAAGACCTTGTTGGGTTCACCCTGAAAAATGTCCCGATTGAACTGATCTCGGTCAGTGTCAGCGCGCGCGAGCGTCGCGACACCGTGACGGCACCTCGCGCTGATCCGGGGCCATCGGCAAAAACGCGTTGCTATCGCAATATCTTTGATCTGAACGCCCAGAAGAAGGTGCAATACGAGGTCATCGACCGCAGCGCATTGAACGGGCATGATCATGCCGGCCCCATCGTTATCCCCGAGGCGCAGACAACCACGCTTGTGCGCCCGGGCTGGTCTGTGCGCAGCGCTGCCCAGGGGCATCTTGTGATGGAGCAGGACAGCCAATGA
- a CDS encoding MBL fold metallo-hydrolase has translation MMQDDYIALLGTKGGPAIRPGSSMPTSNLVHLNGRSIVLDCGLGVTRGLVDQGMQLKDLSLVLISHLHSDHYLELGALLHTAWVAGLNAPVDVYGPKGLEDYWQAFLTSMKADIDLRIEDEGRPDLRDLVTLHVIDAGEVLRIDGITITAMRTEHPPLVDCFAFRFDTAHKSVVFSGDTAPMNAMEDFSRGADVLVHEAMLGAALPALMKRIGNGSEKLMEHWLRSHTYAHDAAKTARNAGVRHLVLSHLIPSDDPDYGEKDWQKAVEDHWSDNFTVGTDGCRISI, from the coding sequence ATGATGCAAGATGATTACATCGCCCTGTTGGGCACCAAAGGCGGGCCAGCCATTCGGCCCGGGTCTTCCATGCCGACGTCAAACCTTGTTCACCTGAACGGGCGGTCCATTGTGCTTGATTGCGGTCTGGGTGTGACCCGCGGTCTTGTCGATCAAGGAATGCAGCTTAAGGACCTGTCCTTGGTCCTGATCAGCCACCTTCACTCGGATCACTATCTTGAACTTGGGGCGCTGTTGCACACGGCTTGGGTGGCCGGGCTGAATGCGCCGGTTGATGTCTATGGGCCCAAAGGCCTTGAGGATTATTGGCAGGCATTCCTGACATCCATGAAAGCCGACATCGACCTGCGGATCGAAGACGAAGGTCGCCCAGACTTGCGCGACCTGGTGACCTTGCACGTTATCGACGCGGGCGAGGTTTTGCGGATTGATGGCATTACCATCACCGCGATGCGGACAGAGCACCCGCCATTGGTGGATTGCTTTGCATTCAGGTTTGATACCGCGCACAAATCGGTTGTTTTCTCGGGTGACACTGCACCCATGAACGCGATGGAAGACTTTTCCCGGGGCGCTGATGTGCTGGTTCACGAAGCCATGTTGGGCGCCGCCCTGCCCGCGTTGATGAAGCGGATCGGCAATGGGTCAGAAAAGCTGATGGAACACTGGCTCCGATCCCATACCTACGCGCATGATGCGGCCAAGACGGCCCGAAACGCCGGGGTCAGACACCTTGTCTTGTCGCATTTGATCCCGTCAGACGACCCCGATTACGGTGAAAAGGACTGGCAAAAGGCCGTCGAAGATCATTGGTCGGACAATTTCACGGTTGGCACAGACGGATGCAGGATATCCATTTGA
- a CDS encoding TRAP transporter small permease, producing the protein MTRLLSFIDRLSRLAETVAVLLIFGYCALMLTEVVARAQAQSFSFTWEFSQYAMAAIFALASGPAIRTGVHVRITLVAEMLPPGLRRVLDILANLVALVIVALIVWAMWTKTATSYERNILATSVTKSPLWVPQAVVLWGMAQLWLDLAARLIRRLANQPYEWRDADAEPSDV; encoded by the coding sequence ATGACCCGTCTTCTGTCGTTCATTGACCGCCTGTCACGGCTTGCCGAAACAGTGGCCGTGCTGCTGATCTTTGGCTATTGCGCCCTGATGCTGACCGAAGTGGTCGCAAGGGCCCAGGCGCAGAGCTTTTCCTTTACGTGGGAGTTCAGCCAATACGCGATGGCTGCGATCTTTGCGCTGGCGTCTGGCCCGGCCATCCGCACGGGTGTGCATGTGCGGATCACGCTGGTGGCCGAGATGTTGCCGCCAGGCCTGCGACGGGTCCTTGATATTCTCGCAAACCTCGTGGCGCTGGTCATTGTTGCGCTGATCGTCTGGGCGATGTGGACCAAGACTGCCACCTCTTACGAGCGTAATATTCTGGCGACCAGTGTCACGAAATCCCCGCTATGGGTTCCGCAGGCCGTGGTGCTTTGGGGCATGGCGCAGCTTTGGCTGGACCTTGCGGCCCGGTTGATCCGCCGGCTGGCAAACCAGCCCTATGAATGGCGCGACGCCGACGCGGAGCCCTCGGATGTTTGA
- the rpsC gene encoding 30S ribosomal protein S3, with protein MGNKVNPIGMRLQVNRTWDSRWYADTKDYGDMLLEDLKIKDFIKKECAQSGISKVIIERPHKKCRVTIHAARPGVIIGKKGADIEGLRKKLANLTDSELHLNIVEVRKPELDAALVAESIGQQLERRVSFRRAMKRSVQNAMRMGALGIRVNLAGRLGGAEIARTEWYREGRVPLHTLRADIDYALYEAMTPYGIIGIKVFIYKGDIMEHDPSAHDRKHAELQEGSIPRGAGRR; from the coding sequence ATGGGTAACAAAGTCAACCCGATCGGTATGCGTCTTCAGGTCAACCGCACCTGGGACAGCCGTTGGTACGCTGATACCAAAGACTATGGCGACATGCTTTTGGAAGACCTCAAGATCAAGGACTTCATCAAGAAAGAATGCGCCCAGTCCGGCATCAGCAAGGTGATCATCGAGCGTCCGCACAAAAAGTGCCGCGTGACGATCCACGCAGCCCGCCCCGGTGTGATCATCGGCAAAAAGGGTGCTGATATCGAAGGTCTGCGCAAGAAACTTGCCAACCTGACCGACAGCGAACTGCACCTGAACATCGTTGAAGTGCGCAAGCCCGAACTGGACGCAGCCTTGGTTGCCGAAAGCATCGGTCAGCAGTTGGAGCGTCGTGTTTCCTTCCGCCGCGCCATGAAACGTTCTGTTCAAAACGCGATGCGCATGGGTGCCCTTGGTATCCGCGTCAACCTCGCTGGTCGTCTTGGCGGTGCTGAAATCGCGCGGACCGAATGGTACCGTGAAGGCCGCGTGCCGCTGCATACGTTGCGTGCCGATATCGACTATGCGCTGTATGAAGCCATGACGCCTTATGGGATCATCGGCATCAAGGTGTTCATCTACAAAGGTGACATCATGGAGCACGACCCATCCGCGCACGACCGTAAACATGCCGAGCTGCAAGAGGGTTCCATCCCTCGTGGCGCTGGCCGTCGCTAA
- a CDS encoding hydantoinase B/oxoprolinase family protein yields the protein MTDGLDIVAQNVLWNRLISVCEEQANALMRAAFGAIVREAGDLSAGVFDANGDMLAQAVTGTPGHVNTMAASVREMLRFVPPDMLAPGDALVTNDPWLGAGHVFDFVVVTPAFLNGVIVGYLASTSHIVDVGGRGWSAEGRSVFEEGITIPVMRLRRGSKLNEDLLDIVAMNSRVPHEARGDILSLLTCNDTGIARLIDLMSEYQLTDLSDLAAFIFERSAHGTKTALARAPAGVYHNQMQLDGYDSPIALHARMTVGDGCIDVDLSGSSPAVDRGINCPLNYAAAYAAFGIRALLTPDIPNNQASLDAITVTATPGLVVSAERPSPVTARHVIGQALPDLMLGCLEQALPGQVLAESAGALWTMSLSGTGRNAFTSLNVALGGMGARPALDGLSTTAFPSGVGAVPVEAAEVAAPLIYHAKEFATDTGGAGAYRGGLGQRIEIGARHDQDLSLSAAAFERLTTGPAGRQGGLDGAPGAVTITDGTRITDKGIYKIPAGERLILQTPGGGGFGTPADRDREAVAQDLSDGLISAEAAATLYQSNTNGRNQK from the coding sequence ATGACCGACGGGCTTGATATTGTCGCGCAGAATGTGCTGTGGAACCGCCTGATTTCGGTCTGTGAAGAGCAGGCCAATGCGCTGATGCGGGCTGCTTTTGGCGCCATTGTCCGCGAGGCGGGCGATCTGTCCGCCGGGGTGTTTGATGCCAATGGCGATATGCTGGCGCAGGCGGTGACAGGCACCCCTGGCCACGTCAACACCATGGCGGCATCGGTGCGGGAGATGCTGCGCTTTGTTCCGCCAGACATGTTGGCCCCCGGTGACGCACTGGTCACGAATGATCCGTGGCTGGGGGCGGGGCATGTATTCGACTTTGTCGTTGTCACGCCCGCATTCCTGAATGGCGTGATCGTGGGCTATCTCGCCTCGACCAGCCACATTGTCGATGTGGGCGGGCGGGGCTGGTCCGCGGAGGGGCGTTCCGTCTTTGAAGAAGGGATCACAATCCCGGTGATGCGTCTGCGCCGGGGCAGCAAGCTGAACGAAGACCTGCTTGATATCGTCGCGATGAATTCGCGGGTGCCGCATGAGGCGCGCGGTGATATTCTGTCGCTTTTGACCTGCAATGATACCGGGATTGCCCGGCTGATTGACCTAATGTCCGAATATCAGCTGACGGATTTGTCAGACCTTGCCGCGTTTATCTTTGAACGCTCGGCGCATGGCACCAAAACTGCGTTGGCACGGGCGCCTGCGGGCGTCTACCACAACCAGATGCAGCTTGACGGCTATGACAGCCCCATCGCGTTGCACGCAAGAATGACGGTGGGTGATGGCTGTATTGATGTCGATCTGTCCGGGTCATCCCCGGCCGTGGATCGGGGCATCAACTGTCCGCTGAACTATGCGGCCGCCTATGCCGCTTTTGGGATCAGGGCGCTGCTGACACCGGATATCCCGAATAATCAGGCGTCGCTGGACGCGATTACGGTGACTGCCACGCCCGGCCTTGTCGTCAGCGCAGAACGCCCAAGCCCGGTCACGGCCCGGCACGTGATCGGGCAAGCGCTGCCCGATCTTATGCTTGGATGTCTTGAGCAGGCCTTGCCCGGCCAGGTTCTGGCCGAAAGCGCAGGCGCGCTGTGGACGATGTCGCTATCCGGCACAGGCCGGAATGCATTTACGTCCCTGAATGTCGCCCTGGGCGGTATGGGTGCGCGCCCTGCGCTGGACGGGTTGTCGACCACGGCCTTTCCATCGGGCGTGGGGGCGGTGCCGGTTGAGGCCGCCGAGGTCGCAGCCCCCTTGATCTATCATGCCAAGGAGTTCGCCACCGACACGGGCGGTGCGGGGGCCTATCGCGGGGGGCTTGGGCAACGGATCGAGATTGGCGCCCGTCACGATCAGGACCTGTCCTTGTCGGCGGCCGCATTTGAACGGCTGACCACCGGCCCGGCAGGCCGGCAAGGTGGGCTGGATGGCGCCCCCGGCGCCGTCACTATCACCGATGGCACCAGAATAACCGACAAGGGCATTTACAAAATTCCAGCGGGCGAAAGGTTGATCCTTCAAACGCCGGGCGGTGGCGGGTTTGGGACACCCGCAGACCGCGACAGGGAAGCGGTCGCGCAAGACCTGTCAGATGGGCTGATCTCGGCAGAGGCGGCCGCAACCCTGTACCAATCCAACACGAATGGGAGGAACCAAAAATGA